Part of the Acidobacteriota bacterium genome is shown below.
TCATGGGCGCCAGGGAGCCGCGCGTGGCGGCGGCCGTGTCCTAACCTGCGCTTGCTGGGCACTCTGGATAGAGAACGTGCTGGACCCATACAACACAAAAATCACCCATCGGCTATCGCCGACGGTTCCGCGTCTTGAGCGCAGTTAAGAACTACGTTGCTGGACACGGCTGAAACGATGACCAGTCGATCGCTCTCTGAAAGGACTCATCGGGCGGAAAGACGGTTTTGAAAGTGAACGCAAACTGGGTTGGGCCATGAGCTTCGAGATGGGCGAGCCTCTTCTTGGCTTCGTCGATGCCGGGAATGTGTCCGGCTGGAACCCACCACAGCGCCAGATACGTTCCGGCGAACTTCGCGAACCACTCGTGCCGCTGCCGCAGCAGTTCGGAGTGCACGGTGCGATACACGTAATCCCGCAACGCTTCGACACTTTCCCATACCGACA
Proteins encoded:
- a CDS encoding DUF3291 domain-containing protein; this encodes SVWESVEALRDYVYRTVHSELLRQRHEWFAKFAGTYLALWWVPAGHIPGIDEAKKRLAHLEAHGPTQFAFTFKTVFPPDESFQRAIDWSSFQPCPAT